The following coding sequences lie in one Desulfonatronum thiodismutans genomic window:
- a CDS encoding LamG domain-containing protein codes for MTKHAHYVTSSCLFWTLILAIVLAFGCTREDQPANANNTPDAQIDRIEELTGAHTRVVWVQDLGQGGNPGAQGDNLRLMGFDSRDGLGQRIILDGPANFAKPYITPGGDRVVYTDRARDAVMVVNWDGSGLREVASGTGLAVWMDPFTGLEWLYVGVGQDGNRAPTRQRMERVRLDDPGIRELVWDRTPVTEDQVQLSIDGKMAGGTFPWPHAGVARLTEGAWDRLAQGCWPSISPDDQYLFWVFDGSHRNLTMQRYGTEHRWQVAINTAPGIDGYEVYHPRWSNHPRFMVVTGPYIRGGGGNRIRTGGPEVSLHIGRFSADFSTVEAWHRLTDDTLTDYYPDVWVASGLELIQARDAEAESQMKTPSHDAEPHDGPSAPSTPSPSGAPEDGLLFRWETASRASVLFDPRNDRYRDSHLEPRGTARLTRHFAMDTSRGGHFVLDQADALLSALRDANQLTIEAMITPSLPDQSGPARIITFSSGPSARNVTLGQSGDRLVLRLRTERTGVNAVPPELDLLPLKAGETTHVVVTYWNGRVTAFADGQPVFSSDAVQGGFSTWSPQHMLFGDEWGGGRHWAGQLEGVAIYNRALTPEEAGRRYSEAQARIADRTPAQALVARVRLLEALPVPTVEAVAPYQRALLVNRYAVEEVLEGETNTPEILIAHWVIMDGRVLDAAARREGEVYQLHLEFFDDRPELEGEKISMEGHDFLLPLYYDVQS; via the coding sequence ATGACCAAGCACGCTCACTACGTAACTTCATCATGCCTTTTCTGGACACTGATCCTGGCGATTGTCCTGGCCTTCGGCTGCACACGAGAGGATCAGCCCGCCAATGCGAACAACACCCCGGATGCGCAGATCGACCGCATCGAGGAATTGACCGGAGCCCACACACGGGTCGTCTGGGTTCAGGATCTCGGCCAGGGCGGGAATCCCGGGGCCCAGGGCGACAACCTGCGCCTGATGGGCTTCGATTCACGGGACGGCCTGGGCCAACGGATCATCCTGGATGGACCGGCTAATTTCGCCAAGCCGTACATCACCCCGGGCGGCGACCGAGTGGTCTATACCGATCGCGCCCGGGACGCCGTGATGGTCGTCAATTGGGACGGCTCCGGACTGCGCGAAGTAGCCTCCGGCACGGGCCTGGCCGTATGGATGGATCCGTTCACCGGCCTGGAATGGCTGTACGTCGGAGTCGGACAGGACGGGAACAGGGCCCCCACCAGGCAACGGATGGAGCGGGTGCGGCTGGATGATCCCGGAATCCGGGAACTCGTCTGGGACCGAACCCCGGTCACCGAGGACCAGGTTCAGCTTTCCATCGACGGCAAGATGGCCGGAGGCACCTTTCCCTGGCCCCACGCCGGGGTGGCGCGACTGACCGAAGGGGCCTGGGACAGACTGGCCCAAGGCTGTTGGCCGTCCATCTCCCCGGACGACCAATACCTGTTCTGGGTCTTCGACGGATCGCACCGCAACCTGACCATGCAGCGATACGGCACGGAACATCGCTGGCAGGTGGCCATCAACACCGCGCCGGGCATCGACGGCTACGAGGTCTATCATCCGCGCTGGTCCAACCATCCCCGGTTTATGGTGGTCACCGGGCCCTATATCAGGGGAGGGGGCGGCAACCGGATTCGGACCGGAGGCCCGGAGGTCTCCCTGCACATCGGCCGCTTCAGCGCGGATTTCTCTACCGTGGAGGCTTGGCACCGCCTGACGGACGATACCTTGACGGACTACTACCCCGACGTCTGGGTGGCTTCGGGTTTGGAACTGATCCAGGCCCGGGATGCCGAGGCCGAATCCCAGATGAAGACGCCGTCCCATGACGCGGAACCTCACGACGGCCCGTCGGCCCCGTCGACCCCGTCACCCTCTGGAGCTCCGGAGGACGGCCTGCTTTTTCGCTGGGAAACCGCTTCGCGAGCCAGCGTCTTGTTCGATCCACGCAACGACCGATACCGCGACTCGCATCTTGAACCTCGCGGTACGGCCCGACTGACCCGCCATTTTGCCATGGACACGTCTCGGGGAGGGCACTTTGTCCTGGACCAAGCCGACGCCCTCCTCTCAGCCCTTCGGGACGCCAATCAACTGACCATTGAAGCCATGATCACGCCCTCCCTGCCCGACCAGTCCGGGCCGGCACGGATCATCACCTTTTCCTCCGGGCCCAGCGCCCGAAACGTCACGCTGGGTCAGTCCGGCGACCGGCTTGTCCTGCGCCTGCGCACGGAGAGGACCGGAGTCAACGCCGTTCCTCCGGAATTGGATTTACTGCCTCTCAAGGCCGGAGAAACGACCCACGTCGTCGTGACCTATTGGAACGGCCGGGTGACGGCGTTTGCCGACGGCCAACCGGTCTTCTCCTCGGACGCCGTTCAGGGCGGCTTCAGCACCTGGTCGCCGCAACATATGTTATTCGGAGACGAGTGGGGCGGGGGGCGACATTGGGCCGGGCAACTGGAAGGCGTGGCCATTTACAACCGGGCCTTGACGCCCGAGGAAGCGGGCCGGCGTTACTCAGAGGCCCAAGCTCGCATCGCGGATCGCACCCCCGCGCAGGCGCTGGTTGCCCGGGTGCGGCTTCTGGAAGCGCTGCCCGTACCCACGGTGGAGGCGGTGGCCCCATACCAGCGGGCCCTGTTGGTGAACCGCTACGCCGTGGAAGAGGTCTTGGAAGGTGAGACGAACACCCCGGAGATTCTCATCGCCCATTGGGTGATCATGGACGGACGGGTTCTGGATGCCGCTGCTCGGCGGGAAGGCGAAGTCTACCAACTCCACCTGGAATTCTTTGATGATCGGCCCGAACTTGAGGGCGAGAAGATTTCCATGGAAGGGCACGACTTTCTGCTGCCCTTGTACTACGATGTACAGAGTTGA
- a CDS encoding class I SAM-dependent methyltransferase, producing MSNTADKKDMLTLSCRRYWFKPMAAFFNALQLRAYQLASAELASPVLDVGCSDGGFGVLLADAFGKPDHLSGIELLKSALDAASPEARSLYKEMIHGSATDLPFPDESFQTVTANASLFAIHPGLDTAIAEFHRVLRPGGIFYASVCTDRYDQHYWLTRLLRRAGSDCLARRYADAMNARMMQTHLLNPKEWQSRLVQGGFIIRQCHGFLSLADTPFWSFLAWTPLRVNGVLRYITLPSRRNRVAAYYEHLFRKRFEASRALLPAEESGYIFIEARKL from the coding sequence ATGTCCAACACCGCCGATAAAAAGGATATGCTGACGCTGTCCTGCCGCCGCTACTGGTTCAAGCCGATGGCGGCGTTTTTTAACGCTTTACAACTGCGCGCCTATCAGTTGGCGAGTGCCGAACTTGCCTCGCCAGTGCTGGATGTGGGGTGCAGCGACGGCGGATTCGGCGTCTTGTTGGCCGATGCCTTCGGCAAGCCCGATCATCTTTCGGGCATCGAGCTGCTCAAAAGCGCGCTGGATGCGGCCAGCCCCGAAGCCCGATCCTTGTACAAGGAAATGATCCACGGAAGCGCCACGGATTTACCGTTTCCAGATGAATCCTTCCAGACCGTGACGGCCAACGCCAGCCTGTTCGCCATTCATCCTGGCCTGGACACGGCCATTGCCGAATTTCATCGCGTTCTGCGCCCTGGGGGAATCTTTTACGCTTCGGTCTGCACGGATCGTTACGACCAGCACTATTGGCTGACCCGCCTCCTGCGACGCGCCGGATCGGACTGTCTGGCCCGCCGCTACGCGGACGCCATGAACGCCCGGATGATGCAAACGCATCTGCTCAATCCCAAGGAGTGGCAGTCGCGACTTGTGCAGGGCGGGTTTATCATTCGCCAGTGCCACGGCTTTCTCTCCCTGGCGGACACCCCGTTCTGGAGCTTCCTGGCCTGGACTCCGCTGCGCGTCAACGGCGTGCTGCGGTATATTACCTTGCCATCCCGGCGCAATCGCGTCGCGGCTTACTACGAGCATCTGTTTCGCAAGCGATTCGAGGCGAGCCGGGCCCTGCTTCCAGCGGAGGAAAGCGGGTATATTTTCATCGAGGCCCGGAAGCTCTGA
- a CDS encoding GtrA family protein yields the protein MHRTSNFPKLFAGCLELKVVRYFFVGGAAAVVDLSLFFIFAWLLGFHYLLVGVGAFTVAAIFNYLLSIRYVFVSGARFCGRKEFAWVYLVSICGLLLNQIILYIGVAVLHQDMMLAKIAAIGLVFGWNYLARKHFVFKTACP from the coding sequence ATGCATAGAACCTCTAATTTTCCCAAGTTGTTCGCAGGCTGTCTCGAACTCAAGGTTGTCCGCTATTTTTTCGTCGGCGGCGCTGCGGCCGTCGTCGACCTTTCCTTGTTCTTCATCTTCGCGTGGCTTCTGGGATTTCACTACCTGCTCGTGGGGGTCGGCGCGTTCACCGTGGCCGCTATTTTCAACTATCTTTTATCCATTCGTTATGTTTTTGTGAGTGGCGCTCGCTTTTGCGGGAGAAAGGAGTTCGCCTGGGTTTACCTGGTCAGCATATGCGGCCTGCTGCTCAACCAAATCATCCTTTACATCGGCGTAGCCGTCCTGCACCAGGACATGATGCTGGCCAAAATCGCCGCCATCGGGCTTGTCTTCGGCTGGAACTATCTGGCTCGAAAACATTTCGTTTTCAAGACCGCTTGCCCGTAG
- a CDS encoding ParB/RepB/Spo0J family partition protein, giving the protein MAVRGLGKGLGALLGDAGRSDSQNGRDVTLINVDSLRANRYQPRKYFSTESLEELAASIKAQGVLQPILVRPGVNPDEYELVAGERRWRASKLAGQRQIPAIIRELGDKESLALALIENVQREDLNALEQAQALQQLQVEFQATQNELAERTGLSRPHIANLLRLLQLPEHLQKDIQEKLYTAGHGRVLAGITNPESQMMLRDKIIAADLSVRECERHAAYWKQHGRFGFQVVQEKERTVSAKSERMARLEKMIVREVGLRGVRLRGTEDKGSMTMRYASKGELAGLLEKLGIDAT; this is encoded by the coding sequence ATGGCTGTACGAGGGTTGGGCAAAGGACTCGGCGCGCTGCTGGGCGACGCGGGGAGGAGTGATAGCCAGAACGGGCGCGACGTCACGTTGATCAACGTGGATAGCCTGAGGGCTAATCGATATCAACCGCGTAAATACTTTTCAACCGAATCTCTGGAAGAACTGGCCGCATCGATCAAGGCCCAGGGCGTCTTGCAACCGATCCTTGTTCGCCCTGGAGTTAACCCGGACGAATATGAGCTGGTGGCCGGGGAGCGACGATGGAGAGCGAGCAAGCTCGCCGGGCAGCGACAGATTCCGGCCATCATCAGGGAGCTTGGGGACAAGGAAAGCCTGGCTCTGGCTCTGATCGAGAACGTCCAGCGAGAAGATCTCAATGCGCTGGAACAAGCCCAAGCCCTCCAGCAGCTTCAAGTCGAATTTCAAGCCACGCAAAACGAACTCGCTGAACGAACCGGACTCAGCCGACCCCATATCGCGAACTTACTCCGCCTGTTGCAACTCCCGGAACATCTCCAGAAAGACATTCAAGAGAAGCTCTACACGGCAGGACACGGCCGAGTACTTGCGGGGATCACGAATCCGGAGAGTCAAATGATGCTGCGAGACAAGATCATCGCCGCAGACCTCAGTGTTCGTGAGTGTGAACGTCACGCCGCCTACTGGAAACAGCATGGGCGCTTCGGTTTCCAGGTTGTGCAGGAAAAAGAAAGAACAGTGAGCGCAAAGAGCGAGCGGATGGCTAGGTTAGAGAAGATGATCGTTCGAGAGGTTGGTCTTCGAGGAGTCAGACTTCGCGGTACGGAAGATAAGGGCAGCATGACCATGCGCTACGCATCAAAGGGCGAACTAGCTGGGTTGCTGGAAAAACTTGGGATCGACGCGACATGA
- a CDS encoding lysylphosphatidylglycerol synthase transmembrane domain-containing protein, translated as MTRPLRNHLKLLLRVVLSLGLLGALAYTIDLSEMAWLMVGLRWELFMVLLLLVLGERLLSTWKWRVLLNIHGSDLSLWQLFRIQMTSVSFGLFLPSSVGVDVLRMVAISRCSTKPVQAVAASAADRAISVFIHLFLAAAAALLAAGSYLPWPMAIVFPLLFFGASGVILVLAHPILNKWVAPLLRRTFGDKITDKLKEFYSGLRAYRDHKRALLANTVIFALMIILRISIVYTQAMALNIDVNPWLLAMVLPLIFVALMLPVSIGGLGLQEGAYFAFLGAIGVAGSAAVAISILEHVIVRLASLPGFYFYLRGGLVGGEVTSQKTV; from the coding sequence TTGACCAGACCACTTCGCAACCACCTGAAACTCCTGCTCCGCGTCGTATTGAGCCTGGGCCTCCTGGGGGCTCTGGCCTACACTATCGATCTTTCCGAAATGGCCTGGTTGATGGTCGGGTTACGCTGGGAACTTTTTATGGTGCTGCTTCTTCTGGTGCTTGGCGAACGGCTGCTGAGCACCTGGAAATGGCGTGTTCTGCTGAACATCCACGGCAGCGACCTCAGCCTGTGGCAACTGTTCCGCATCCAGATGACTTCAGTCAGCTTCGGCCTGTTTCTACCATCATCAGTGGGCGTCGACGTATTGCGCATGGTGGCCATCTCCAGATGCAGCACCAAACCTGTCCAAGCCGTGGCCGCTTCGGCGGCGGACAGGGCCATATCCGTATTTATTCATCTCTTCCTGGCGGCCGCCGCAGCTCTTTTGGCAGCAGGCTCGTACCTTCCCTGGCCCATGGCCATAGTCTTTCCTCTCCTGTTTTTCGGCGCATCCGGGGTGATATTGGTTCTCGCGCACCCCATACTAAACAAGTGGGTCGCCCCACTGCTGCGTCGAACATTTGGCGACAAAATCACCGACAAGCTCAAGGAGTTCTACTCCGGCCTGCGGGCCTATCGTGATCACAAGCGAGCGCTGTTAGCCAATACCGTCATCTTTGCCTTGATGATCATCCTGCGCATCTCCATAGTTTACACCCAGGCCATGGCCCTGAACATTGACGTAAATCCATGGCTTTTGGCGATGGTACTGCCTTTGATCTTTGTGGCCTTGATGTTGCCCGTGTCCATCGGCGGACTGGGACTGCAGGAGGGTGCGTATTTCGCTTTTCTGGGGGCCATCGGCGTGGCCGGGTCCGCAGCAGTTGCCATTTCCATTTTAGAGCACGTGATCGTGCGCCTAGCCAGCCTGCCGGGATTCTATTTCTACCTGCGCGGCGGCCTGGTAGGCGGAGAAGTCACCTCTCAAAAAACCGTCTGA
- a CDS encoding NAD-dependent epimerase/dehydratase family protein, translating into MDNICQIPPGTPVLVTGATGFTGTVLTRKLVEAGAKVSAVARSSSNLKPLKDLNVTWYRGEVFDKQIIAQAMAGQEYVFHVAAAFRQPRSSYQDYWNVHVGSTQILAREAMKNSDFKRFVHFSTIGVHGHIVHPPATEGTPFAPDDEYQQTKLEAELWLQTHAMEHGLPYTVIRPAAIYGPGDRRLLKLFRMALKPVFPLLGKGKCMYHLVHVDDLTNVALIAATHPDALGQAFIAGADEPIAVADLAGIVAKHFGGKLRVLRLPIGPFFLAADICERICHPLGIAPPLYRRRVAFYSKDRHFDVAKIKTVLGYTPRHANKDGILETARWYAEQGWLKA; encoded by the coding sequence ATGGACAACATTTGCCAGATCCCCCCTGGAACCCCGGTTCTCGTCACCGGCGCGACGGGTTTCACCGGAACCGTGCTCACCCGCAAGCTGGTCGAGGCTGGCGCGAAGGTCAGCGCGGTGGCCAGAAGCAGTTCCAACCTTAAGCCGCTCAAGGACCTGAACGTGACCTGGTACAGGGGCGAGGTGTTCGATAAACAGATCATTGCCCAGGCCATGGCCGGGCAGGAATATGTCTTTCATGTCGCAGCCGCTTTTCGACAACCCCGTAGCTCATACCAGGATTATTGGAACGTGCATGTCGGATCCACTCAAATCCTGGCCCGCGAGGCTATGAAAAATTCCGATTTCAAACGCTTTGTCCATTTTTCCACCATCGGGGTGCATGGGCATATCGTCCATCCACCAGCCACCGAGGGCACTCCTTTCGCCCCGGACGACGAGTACCAACAGACCAAGTTGGAGGCCGAGCTGTGGCTGCAGACCCATGCCATGGAGCACGGACTGCCGTACACGGTCATCAGGCCGGCGGCTATTTACGGTCCCGGCGACCGCCGTCTGCTCAAGTTGTTTCGGATGGCCCTCAAACCCGTGTTCCCCCTCCTGGGCAAGGGCAAGTGCATGTACCATCTGGTGCATGTGGACGACCTGACCAACGTGGCCCTGATCGCGGCCACCCATCCGGACGCCTTGGGCCAGGCTTTCATTGCCGGGGCCGACGAGCCCATCGCCGTTGCCGATCTCGCCGGGATCGTGGCCAAGCACTTCGGCGGAAAGCTGAGAGTGCTCCGTCTGCCCATTGGACCCTTTTTCCTAGCCGCGGACATTTGCGAACGTATCTGCCACCCCCTGGGCATCGCCCCCCCGCTGTATCGCCGCCGGGTGGCCTTTTATTCCAAGGACAGACATTTCGACGTGGCCAAGATCAAAACCGTGCTCGGCTATACGCCCCGACACGCCAACAAGGACGGCATTCTGGAAACAGCCCGCTGGTACGCGGAGCAAGGCTGGTTGAAGGCTTGA
- a CDS encoding bifunctional heptose 7-phosphate kinase/heptose 1-phosphate adenyltransferase produces the protein MLASIDRLAGNTVVIVGDVMLDEYIFGAVERISPEAPVPVVRIESEEYRLGGAGNVAKNITALGGQAQLFGFLGSDGSGERMREMFREHGIQDKCIQEWQRPTTRKTRIIAQQQQIVRVDRESVCLPSTESLDNLLHGVDEALGKSRVLIVSDYGKGLVSGPVMDRLRTFRESMAHEPLIIVDPKPKNYPVYRGVDLLTPNTREAGVESLVRQDGAGDDSLGDDVFEAGKRLMRELGSRELLITLGARGMLLFRSPSQAVHIPTAARKVYDVTGAGDTVIAVLGLALATGLETLTACLLANYAAGIVVGQIGATAVLPEQLQEAVKSWPLSTVREISMS, from the coding sequence TTGCTCGCGAGCATAGATAGATTGGCCGGGAACACGGTGGTCATCGTCGGCGACGTCATGCTGGACGAGTACATATTCGGAGCCGTGGAGCGGATCTCGCCGGAGGCCCCGGTACCCGTCGTCCGGATTGAAAGCGAGGAATATCGGCTTGGCGGAGCTGGAAACGTCGCGAAGAACATTACCGCCTTGGGGGGGCAAGCCCAGCTGTTTGGTTTTTTGGGAAGCGACGGCTCCGGTGAGCGGATGCGCGAGATGTTTCGGGAACACGGAATCCAAGACAAGTGCATTCAAGAGTGGCAACGTCCCACGACCCGCAAGACCCGGATTATCGCGCAACAGCAGCAGATCGTCCGGGTTGATCGCGAATCCGTTTGCCTGCCCTCGACGGAGAGCTTGGACAACCTCCTGCACGGCGTCGACGAGGCGCTCGGGAAGAGCAGGGTGCTGATCGTTTCCGATTATGGAAAAGGCTTGGTTTCCGGGCCGGTCATGGACAGGTTGCGAACGTTTCGTGAGTCGATGGCCCACGAGCCCCTGATTATCGTCGATCCGAAACCGAAGAATTATCCGGTGTACCGCGGTGTCGACCTGCTCACGCCGAACACCAGGGAAGCCGGGGTCGAAAGCCTTGTGCGTCAAGATGGCGCGGGGGACGACAGCTTGGGCGACGACGTTTTCGAGGCGGGGAAACGTCTGATGCGCGAGCTTGGAAGTCGAGAGCTTTTGATCACGTTGGGAGCCAGGGGGATGCTGCTGTTTCGCTCCCCCTCCCAAGCCGTCCACATCCCCACGGCCGCCAGAAAGGTCTACGACGTGACGGGCGCCGGAGATACGGTCATCGCCGTGCTGGGATTGGCTTTGGCAACGGGGCTGGAAACCCTGACGGCTTGCCTCCTGGCCAACTACGCGGCCGGAATCGTGGTCGGACAGATCGGGGCCACGGCGGTTCTACCGGAACAGCTCCAAGAAGCCGTGAAATCGTGGCCGCTTTCTACTGTTCGTGAAATATCAATGAGCTAA
- a CDS encoding glycosyltransferase family 4 protein, whose product MKNKEKVIRLLFLSDHLGYSKGVTHGATTYFLNVLHLLPTAGIDLRVCFLRNRHTVAEKLEERGIFPMFLDRGKWDPRALSDLVKLIKKHDINMVHAAGMKGILLGRTACRICGCKFIMHLHDTSVPGPLFRFLHRSMAGWTDRCLAISKAVGELARSEFGLHSEQVIVLYNGIDLGKAANPSLQAREKIRRKFAIPEDSPVVGVVGRLSPEKGQEVLISEIPRLLTTHPKAILLLVGDGPTRLKCESLAAELGIIHAIRFCGHRTDIPDILAAIDVLAIPSLKEGLSFSAIEAMASGRPVAAFRVGGLPELIDQEQTGLLAPEHDAPGLVDQIRRLLDDEILAARIVVSARAFACKFSVTSHVESLLDIYQAVLSESQVGERNAR is encoded by the coding sequence ATGAAAAATAAAGAAAAAGTAATTCGTCTTCTCTTTCTCAGCGATCACCTGGGGTATTCCAAGGGGGTGACCCACGGTGCCACCACGTACTTCCTGAACGTCCTCCATTTGCTACCGACAGCGGGTATTGACCTGCGTGTTTGCTTTCTAAGAAATCGGCACACAGTGGCTGAGAAGTTGGAGGAACGGGGAATTTTTCCAATGTTCTTGGACCGGGGCAAATGGGATCCTCGAGCATTGTCTGATCTGGTCAAATTGATTAAAAAGCACGATATAAACATGGTCCACGCTGCAGGCATGAAAGGGATTTTGCTAGGACGAACGGCTTGCCGTATCTGTGGATGCAAGTTCATCATGCATCTGCACGACACCAGCGTTCCCGGGCCGCTCTTTCGCTTCCTGCACCGCAGCATGGCTGGCTGGACGGATCGCTGCCTAGCCATTTCCAAAGCAGTGGGAGAGCTGGCCCGCAGTGAATTCGGTCTGCATTCCGAGCAGGTGATTGTACTTTACAACGGAATTGATCTGGGCAAGGCCGCCAACCCTTCCTTACAAGCACGGGAAAAAATCCGTCGGAAATTCGCCATTCCCGAAGACTCGCCGGTAGTGGGCGTCGTCGGTCGACTCTCTCCGGAAAAAGGCCAGGAGGTTTTGATTAGCGAGATCCCACGCTTGTTGACGACACATCCCAAGGCCATCCTCCTGCTGGTCGGCGACGGGCCGACGCGTCTGAAGTGCGAAAGTCTCGCAGCCGAGCTTGGCATTATCCATGCCATTAGATTCTGTGGACATCGCACCGACATTCCGGACATCCTCGCAGCCATCGATGTGCTGGCGATCCCGTCGTTGAAAGAAGGGCTTTCCTTCAGCGCCATCGAAGCCATGGCGTCCGGACGACCCGTGGCAGCCTTTCGCGTTGGGGGCCTGCCGGAACTTATTGATCAGGAGCAGACCGGGTTGTTGGCCCCGGAACACGATGCGCCGGGCCTTGTGGACCAAATCCGTCGGCTCCTGGATGATGAGATATTGGCGGCAAGAATAGTCGTCAGCGCCAGGGCTTTTGCTTGTAAATTTTCAGTGACCAGCCATGTTGAAAGTCTACTCGACATATACCAAGCAGTTCTCTCAGAATCTCAGGTAGGGGAGCGCAATGCTCGGTAA
- a CDS encoding polysaccharide deacetylase family protein, whose amino-acid sequence MLGKLQNSWEKNWPEIRCGLTGSLPDFILARAPKPPGSSVPVFCYHVVESADFEKDLVYLAENGYDTITADALLTHLTGQACVDKPSVVLTFDDCSRNLFTTAFPLLEKYGRHAVAFVAPHFHDFAELTVSSDLRPCTWDEIKVMSQSGLVDFQSHSLEHRYFPRWPEPVPLCGAEAALNATVNPHSFRTMEQDLRESKRVLSQRLEVDVKHLAFPRYDGTDEAVRIGQALGYEGFWWGVLPERPTNRPGDSSDRIVRISGEFLRRLPGEGRRPLAEILRARYGFALRRMRGWW is encoded by the coding sequence ATGCTCGGTAAACTCCAAAACAGTTGGGAGAAGAACTGGCCGGAAATCCGCTGTGGCTTGACAGGCTCCCTGCCGGACTTCATCTTGGCCCGCGCCCCGAAACCTCCCGGAAGCTCGGTGCCGGTATTTTGCTACCATGTGGTGGAAAGCGCGGATTTCGAAAAGGATCTCGTCTATTTAGCGGAAAACGGCTACGACACCATCACCGCCGATGCCCTGCTTACACATCTGACCGGGCAAGCTTGCGTGGACAAGCCCTCAGTCGTGCTCACATTTGACGACTGCTCGCGCAACCTGTTTACGACGGCCTTTCCCCTACTTGAAAAATACGGCCGCCACGCCGTGGCCTTCGTGGCCCCGCACTTCCATGATTTTGCCGAACTGACCGTAAGTTCAGACCTGCGCCCCTGCACATGGGACGAGATAAAGGTCATGAGCCAGTCAGGGCTCGTGGACTTCCAGTCCCATTCCCTAGAGCATCGCTACTTCCCGCGGTGGCCCGAGCCCGTGCCGCTGTGCGGCGCGGAGGCGGCACTCAACGCCACGGTTAATCCTCATTCCTTTCGGACAATGGAACAGGATCTGCGTGAATCGAAAAGGGTCCTGAGTCAGCGCCTGGAGGTCGACGTAAAGCATCTGGCCTTTCCCCGTTATGACGGGACAGATGAGGCCGTCAGGATCGGACAGGCTTTAGGGTATGAAGGGTTCTGGTGGGGAGTGCTGCCCGAGCGTCCGACTAACCGTCCGGGCGACTCGTCGGATCGTATCGTGCGGATCAGCGGAGAATTTCTGCGCCGGTTGCCTGGCGAGGGGCGAAGGCCACTGGCTGAAATACTGCGTGCCAGGTATGGGTTCGCGTTGCGCCGGATGCGCGGGTGGTGGTAA
- a CDS encoding ABC transporter permease, protein MKFSENIVKHREILLNLVKRELKGKYKDSVLGFLWSILNPFFLAIIYMFFLRLLVGRGVATEDVIIGVFAWQFTAQSISGGMSSITGNATLIKKVYFPRVILPLSVVAGNLINYILTIFVQLFLLLLILSWKGSMLGVGLFAMPIVVLYQTVFILGMVLLVSSANVYFRDIQHLVNLLLTAWFFMTPAIYNLTFIQPLLDRFPFLGNLYFLNPMASIITMYRALLLPESAFFWSWGVVLGLVWPLIFLYFSYRIFQSTQRNFADYV, encoded by the coding sequence ATGAAATTTTCAGAAAATATCGTAAAGCATCGAGAAATTCTTTTGAATCTTGTAAAAAGAGAGCTTAAGGGTAAATACAAGGATTCCGTATTAGGTTTTTTGTGGAGTATCCTCAATCCTTTTTTTCTGGCAATCATTTATATGTTTTTTTTAAGGCTACTAGTAGGTCGTGGAGTTGCAACGGAAGATGTAATTATTGGAGTGTTTGCTTGGCAATTTACCGCACAAAGCATATCTGGAGGCATGTCAAGCATCACTGGGAATGCAACGCTAATAAAAAAAGTTTACTTCCCTCGTGTCATCCTACCTCTTTCTGTTGTTGCCGGCAATTTGATTAATTACATACTGACAATATTTGTCCAATTATTTCTATTACTTTTAATACTCTCTTGGAAAGGAAGCATGCTCGGAGTCGGCTTGTTTGCAATGCCCATAGTTGTCTTATATCAAACCGTATTCATCTTGGGCATGGTTTTGCTTGTTTCATCGGCCAATGTCTATTTCAGAGATATCCAACACCTCGTTAATTTACTCTTGACGGCTTGGTTCTTCATGACACCGGCAATTTATAACCTTACCTTTATTCAGCCTCTTCTTGATCGTTTTCCCTTTTTGGGCAATCTCTATTTTTTAAACCCAATGGCATCAATTATTACGATGTATCGGGCTCTGCTTCTGCCTGAAAGTGCTTTCTTTTGGTCTTGGGGGGTCGTCTTGGGCTTAGTTTGGCCACTCATTTTTCTCTATTTCTCGTACCGGATTTTTCAATCCACACAACGTAATTTTGCTGACTACGTCTAA